A genomic region of Cyanobacteriota bacterium contains the following coding sequences:
- a CDS encoding gas vesicle protein GvpN, producing the protein EEKLLVLPPNHNRSEYIRVNPQFRAILTSNPEEYCGVHATQDALMDRLITINMPEPDELTQQEILVHKVGIDRESALLITRLVQTFRRKADSDKVSGLRASLMIAKICHEHSIPILPEETDFRDICQDILLSRTNLPLDQATPLLWDLLNSASQWANGTLLPETEPKGPRRYQLGRRRVQHLESLVADLDMADDTTPGESLTSDLAPNPTALQETAIEPDKLANVPAAEEPTDWDDTTAILDENITADVIIGDESERDNQLAFDAIQRAVYNFVCQTAGARITEIQSALSINRFQAVDALRSLVANGLLKQRDDRVYIPISP; encoded by the coding sequence TAGAAGAAAAGCTGTTGGTGTTGCCGCCCAACCACAATCGCTCAGAGTATATTCGGGTTAATCCTCAGTTTCGGGCAATTCTCACCTCAAATCCAGAGGAATATTGTGGAGTACACGCTACTCAGGATGCGTTGATGGATCGGCTGATCACTATTAATATGCCAGAACCAGATGAACTCACTCAGCAGGAGATTTTGGTGCACAAAGTGGGGATTGATCGTGAATCTGCTCTGTTGATTACCCGGCTAGTACAAACATTTCGACGTAAGGCAGACTCCGACAAGGTTAGTGGTCTGCGGGCAAGCCTAATGATTGCCAAAATCTGCCACGAACATAGTATTCCTATCTTGCCAGAGGAAACCGATTTCCGCGACATTTGCCAAGATATTCTGCTGTCTCGGACTAACTTGCCCCTAGATCAGGCAACTCCACTCCTATGGGATTTACTCAATAGTGCCAGTCAGTGGGCAAATGGTACCCTGTTGCCAGAAACGGAACCCAAAGGCCCTCGACGCTATCAGCTCGGTAGAAGGCGTGTTCAGCATCTAGAATCGCTCGTCGCTGACTTAGACATGGCAGACGATACAACTCCAGGAGAAAGCTTAACTTCAGACCTTGCACCTAACCCGACTGCTCTCCAAGAGACGGCCATCGAGCCAGATAAGCTAGCCAATGTGCCTGCCGCTGAGGAACCCACTGATTGGGACGATACTACTGCTATCCTCGATGAAAACATCACTGCTGATGTGATCATAGGTGATGAGTCAGAGCGCGACAATCAGTTGGCGTTTGATGCAATCCAACGAGCTGTCTATAACTTTGTATGCCAGACAGCCGGTGCCCGCATCACAGAAATTCAGTCTGCGTTGTCGATTAATCGCTTTCAAGCTGTGGATGCATTGCGATCGCTAGTCGCCAATGGCCTGCTCAAACAGCGGGATGATCGGGTTTACATTCCCATATCACCCTAA
- a CDS encoding gas vesicle protein has translation MPVQNGALTNSSDRGRAITTSTQGSTLADVLERVLDKGIVIAGDISVSVGSTELLNIRIRLLISSVDKAREIGINWWESDPYLSRQALPPAQTEQIAHLQQHIERLEAELKTLRSLSVADAESTPTGG, from the coding sequence ATGCCTGTCCAAAACGGAGCGTTGACCAACTCAAGCGATCGTGGCCGAGCTATTACCACATCTACCCAAGGCTCGACCCTTGCTGATGTGCTTGAGCGGGTGCTCGATAAGGGTATTGTCATTGCTGGTGATATTTCGGTGTCAGTTGGTTCTACAGAACTCTTAAACATTCGTATTCGCCTGCTGATTTCATCGGTAGACAAAGCCCGCGAGATTGGCATTAACTGGTGGGAAAGTGACCCTTACCTCAGTCGGCAGGCGCTTCCCCCTGCCCAAACTGAACAGATAGCTCACCTTCAACAGCACATTGAGCGGCTAGAGGCGGAACTCAAGACCTTGCGATCGCTGTCAGTAGCTGATGCAGAATCGACACCTACAGGAGGTTAA